The Candidatus Neomarinimicrobiota bacterium genomic sequence AATATACTATCTTCCTCGGCGATTTGTATCACAATATCTTCATCCACATAATCCGATTTTTGTATCAGGCGACCGCTTGGGATATAATATTTTGCGGTTGTTATTTTTAAAGATCTTGTCGGATCTAAGGAAAACACAGATTGCACCAATCCTTTTCCAAAAGATGATTGACCAATGATAATTCCCCGATCTAAATCTTGAAAAGCACCTGCTACAATTTCACTTGCGGATGCACTCCCTTCATTAATCAGAATAGCAATTTTTATATTTCTCGATACCGAAATCGGGCGACGAGCGTGATACGTTTTGTTTGATGCTTTCGTCCTTCCCCTTGTGGTAAGAAGCAATTCACCTTTTGGAATGAAAATATCCATAATATCAATCGCAGCTGCGAGTAATCCTCCGGGGTTATCTCTAAGATCTAAAATAATTTCAGAAACATCTTCTTTTTCCAACGAACGCAAAGCTTGTTGAATTTCTGTCGGAGCATTTTTAGAAAAGCGTGTCAGTCTGATGTACCCAGTAGATTCATTTAACATCCCCGAATAGGAAACATTTTTTACATGAATATCTTCACGGGTTAAAGCAAATTCTAACGGATGATCAGATCCGTATCGCTCGATTGTTAGAACAACAACCGATCCTTTGATTCCACGAATTAATTTTGCCGCATCGTCTAAGGAAAGTTCTATTGCAATGTTATCATCAATTTTGGTTATGATATCGCCGCTGATAATGCCGGATCTTTTTGCAGGAGAATCGTCAAATGGGGCAATAACTGTCAGTTGGTCACTGCGTCGACTCAGTTGAATTCCAACACCTCCATATTGGCCCTTAGACAACAATTCAATTCCATCTCTTTCATTTTCTTCTAAATAAACGGTATATGGGTCTAATTCTGATAGCAGATTTCGAAGAGTAGCGCTTGTATAAACATCGGTATCAAGTTGATCTACATAATTGGTTAAAAGGTATTTATAGGCCTCATTAATCAACCTTTGGGATTTAGCAATTTTTCGATAGAGGTCTGAGCTGGTAAATGCAACGGAAATAATAGCAATAAACGCAATTCCACCGGCAAGGATTTTAAATGACTTTTTGGATTTCATAACGTCTTCTAACCTACAATATTTCTTCGGTTTATTTCCTCTATAATTTTTTGATGAATTTCTTCTACTGAATCATATCCATTCATCACAATAATTCTATTTGATTCCTTTTCAGCGAGAGACATATAGACTTCTCTCACTTTCGCCTGGAACTCAACCCCTCCCTCTTCAATTCTATCTGAATCAGTTTGTTTTCTCCTTGCGGCCTCTTCGGGTAAAATATCAACAAAAAAAGTGATATTGGGTACCAACCTTTCCGTTGCAAACTGATTTAATTTATGTAACCACGATATATCTATGCCCCTACCGCCTCCTTGATAAGCAACAGTTGAATCAATATAGCGATCCGCAATTACACATTTCCCTGATTCTAAATTTGGAACAATGGTCTCGTCTGTTAATTGTGCTCTGCTAGCCACCATAAGTAACACTTCAGTTCTATCCGTTAGTTCTCGGCGGTCTGTGCTAAGGAGCACTTGGCGAATTTCTTCAGAAATGGTTGTGCCACCGGGTTCACGGACCAGAATTGTGTTTTTGCCGCAACCATTCAAATATTCCAATAATAGCTTCGCTTGGGTACTTTTGCCACATCCGTCAATACCCTCAAAGGTGATAAAAATCCCTTTAGACGAAATAGACATTCTTATCATCCTTCCCAATCAATAATGTAAACTCTCCCTTTGGCTTTTTCTGATTAAAATGAGATTTGAGTTCAGAAACGGTTCCTCGAATAATTTCTTCGTGCATTTTTGTCATTTCTCTCGCGGCTACAGCCGGTCTATTTCCAAGTATTTCTTCAATGTCGCCTAAGGTACGAAGCATTCGATGAGGACTTTCATAAAAAATTAATGTTCCTTGGTAATCTTTTACTTTTTTCAATCTTGCTTTCCGTCCCTTTTTTGAAGGCAAAAACCCCTCAAAAAGAAATCGATCAGTCGGCAGTCCGGAAACCACCAAACCGGCGATTGCGGCTGAAGCGCCAGGAATAGTTTCAATCGTACAATGGTCATCAATCGCCGCCCGAATTAATTTATATGCGGGATCGCTGATACCAGGAGTGCCGGCATCGGTGACTAGAGCAATCGAATTTCCATCGTTCAGTGTATTCAATAATTTTGGAATTCGAGTAAATTTATTGTGTTCGTAATAACTTACAGTCGGCACAGAAATAGAATAATGATTCAATAATTTTCGCGTATGCCTCGTATCTTCTGCAGCGACAAGCGATACAGATCCCAAAACTTCAACCGCGCGAAAAGAAATATCTCCTAGATTTCCAATTGGTGTAGCAACGATGTATAAAATTCCCTTTGATCCTGTAGGGTTCACAACTTTCCCAATGCTCGGGAAATCATGTCAATTCCCTGATCAATTTCTTCTGAAGAAATATTTAAATGCGGTCTAAATCGGATAGTTTTTTCCCCAGAACCAAGCACAATTGCTCCTTCTGTTTGGATTAATCCGGTAAGTTTATCTCTATCTTCAGATGAATTACAATCGAAAGCACGAAATAATCCAATCCCCCTTGACCCTGATATTTTATCGGTATGTGTATTTTCTAATACTTCAAGTTTTGCCTGAAGAAAATTTCCCATTTCATGTGCATTTTGAACAAGATTTTCATTTTCAATAATATCAAGGTATAATTTGAAGCGCACCATATCTGTCAAGTTTCCTCCCCAAGTGGAATTAAGTCTACTGGATTCTTTAAAAACATGGTCATCAATTCGATCAAGCCTTTTTCCTGCAAAAATTCCGCAAACTTGCGTCTTTTTTCCAAA encodes the following:
- a CDS encoding S41 family peptidase translates to MKSKKSFKILAGGIAFIAIISVAFTSSDLYRKIAKSQRLINEAYKYLLTNYVDQLDTDVYTSATLRNLLSELDPYTVYLEENERDGIELLSKGQYGGVGIQLSRRSDQLTVIAPFDDSPAKRSGIISGDIITKIDDNIAIELSLDDAAKLIRGIKGSVVVLTIERYGSDHPLEFALTREDIHVKNVSYSGMLNESTGYIRLTRFSKNAPTEIQQALRSLEKEDVSEIILDLRDNPGGLLAAAIDIMDIFIPKGELLLTTRGRTKASNKTYHARRPISVSRNIKIAILINEGSASASEIVAGAFQDLDRGIIIGQSSFGKGLVQSVFSLDPTRSLKITTAKYYIPSGRLIQKSDYVDEDIVIQIAEEDSIFSTKGGRAVKGGGGIHPDHEVDSEELPPLTQECLRKGIFFSYAQKHKHLYRSFDQVVNDESLLIKFHTFIEEQEVDVALPGENQFRDAWKKLEDYTEGNSKLHFAFTKAEEVIIESENALFNNELNELERGLFLEFAGLFGGTESRIRESLKNDVVVQKAMSILSNQVAYNGTFSIPN
- the tmk gene encoding dTMP kinase; translation: MSSKGIFITFEGIDGCGKSTQAKLLLEYLNGCGKNTILVREPGGTTISEEIRQVLLSTDRRELTDRTEVLLMVASRAQLTDETIVPNLESGKCVIADRYIDSTVAYQGGGRGIDISWLHKLNQFATERLVPNITFFVDILPEEAARRKQTDSDRIEEGGVEFQAKVREVYMSLAEKESNRIIVMNGYDSVEEIHQKIIEEINRRNIVG
- the rsmI gene encoding 16S rRNA (cytidine(1402)-2'-O)-methyltransferase, whose protein sequence is MLYIVATPIGNLGDISFRAVEVLGSVSLVAAEDTRHTRKLLNHYSISVPTVSYYEHNKFTRIPKLLNTLNDGNSIALVTDAGTPGISDPAYKLIRAAIDDHCTIETIPGASAAIAGLVVSGLPTDRFLFEGFLPSKKGRKARLKKVKDYQGTLIFYESPHRMLRTLGDIEEILGNRPAVAAREMTKMHEEIIRGTVSELKSHFNQKKPKGEFTLLIGKDDKNVYFV